CGCACTCGATCTCGGCAGCCGTGATCGGCCGACCACAGGCGACGCAGGGGTGGCCCCGTCCATATCCCCACCACGTGGCCTGGCAGCCATCGCGAGTCAAGATCCCGGCCGCGAATCGCTCGATGATGGCGCTGAGGAGGAGCTCTTCCTGTGACAAGTTACGTGTCTTCCCCGCTCCGCGCCGTGCAAGTCCGATACCGCCACTCGGGACGAGCCGCGCCCGGGGGCGGGACTCGGGGGCGCCGGCCGGGGTCCCGGTCTGCCGCGATCCGAAACTCCCATCTCGGGCCCGAGTCGTGATAGGCTACCGTCCATGATTTCCGGCCTTTCCACCACGCGCCCTCGCCATCTCGCCGCCCGGCGCCACCGGGGGCCGACGCCCGCTCGCCCCTAGACATGGCCAGGGCGGCCGCGGGAGGGGGCCGCGCCGGCTCCCGGAGCTCGCTCCGCACGACGTTCCTCGCTGTCGCGCTGCTACCGACGCTTCTTTTCGTCGCGATCCTCGGCTACTTCGGCTACGCGCAGGTCAGCCGCGAGAAAGGGGGCGTTCAGCAGGAGGCCCTGTCGCAGGCGCGCGGGATCGCGAGCCAGGTCGAGGGCCACCTCGGCGCCCGGCTCGAGGGGCTCGCCATGGCGGCCGAGTCCGTCGCCGCCAACGCCGGTAACCCACCGGCCATCGAGGCCCAGGCCCGGCGGCTCCGGCAGAGCTTCCCCGACTTCGAGCAGGTTCTGGTCCTGGATCAGGTCGGCGCCGTCGTGGCCGCCGCCACGTCGACTCCGGAGGGCCGGCGGCCAGCCTTCGACCAGGAGTGGTTCAAGCGCGCCGCCACCTCGACGCAACCGCTGATCGGCGAGCCACGCCAGGTCGGTCCGGACATCGTCATCGGTCTCTACGCCCCGGCCCGGACGGCCGACGGTCAGCTCCGGGGCGTGATCGCGGCGGACCTCTCGCTCAAGCGTGTCCAGGACATCCTGGCCCGCGCCCGCCTCCGGACCGGGGCGGTGGCCGAGATCCTCAGCGACCGCGGCGTGGTGGTGGCTCGCCAGCCGGCGCTCTTCCTCATGCAGGACGTCCAGAGGCTGCCGGGCTACGGGGACGTAGTCAACCGCCAGGAGACGGTCGGCGAGCTCGTCTTCGAGGACGGCGAGCGGCGGCTGACCGGCGCCGCGCCGATCCGTCCTGTCGGCTGGACGCTGGCCGTCGGCATGCCGTCGGCCCAGGTCCTCGCCGAGGCGCAGGGCCTGCTCGCGCAGGTCCTGGGCGGAGCCCTGGCCGTCGCGATCCTGAGCCTGGCCCTGGCCCTCACGATCGCCCGGCGCACGTCGCGGGGCATGGAGCGGCTCCGGGCGGCCATGAACCGGCTCGAGGCCGGTGACATCCCCGCGACGGTCCCCGTCACGGTCGGCGGGGAGGTCGGATCGCTGACGGAAGGCTTCAACCGCGTCCTCGGCTGGCTCCGCAGCAAGCTCCACGAGTACGAAGCGCTGAGCCAGGTGGAGGAGGCGGCGGGCGCCGCCATCGGCGGCGGCGAGCGCGCGGCGGGGACGGCGCTTCCGGACCTTCTGCGCAAGGTCGTGGGAGGCATGGGCGCCGACGCGGGTGTCCTCCTCATCCAGGAGGATGGCGGACTCGTCACCAAGGCGGCGGTCGGCTTCGGCGGGGTCCCGACGGACGGCGTCAGCCTGCGTCGGGGCCAGGGCCTGGGCGGCGCCGTCGTCGGCGGACGCGAGGCCGTCGTGATAACCGACGTGGACTCGGACTACCGGGTGGAGGAGCCATACATCAAGGCGGCCGGCCTCAAGTCGGTCATCGGCGTCCCCATCGTGTCGGCGGACCGGGTGATCGGCGCGGTCGAGGTCGGCTACCGGAGCCCCCACAGCTTCACCGATGCCGAGGTCCAGCGTCTGGAGGCCATGGCCCGCCGCACCGCCCAGGCCTTCGAGCACGAGCGCGCCCTCGAGGACGTCCGGCGCAACACGGAGGGCCTCGAGGCCAAGCTGGCCGAGCAGATGGAGGCGCTGCAAAAGTCGGCCATGGAGCAGGCCGAGGCACGCCGGCAGGCCCAGGAGGCGCGCCGCCAGGCCCAGGAGCTCCAGCAGACGATCCGGATGCAGGTGCCGACCGTGAAGGAAGTCATCCGGGCCGATCCGGCGGCCGAGGAGGGCAAGCGCGTCCGGGCCGCGTTGCAGAAGACGGTGAGCGAGGAGCTACGGGTGCCGCTCACCGCCCTCCTCGACCTCCCGCGGTTCCTGGTCGACGGGGTCAACAAGCCGCTCGGCCACGAGGAGCAGCAGCAGCTCGAGATCCTCCACGCCCGCGGCCAGGAGATTCTCGAGCTGATCGACAACCTGGCCATCCTGTCCGGGATCAACGGCGGCCAGGTCAAGATCGCCAAGGCGTCCTTCAACCTGCCGGAGCTGATCCAGCGGGTCGCCCGGAGCCTCCAGCCGCGGGCGGCGGCCAAAGGCAACCGGATCGACACGGACATCAAGCCCGACGTCGGCCAGATCGTGTCCGATCCGAGACGCCTCGAGCAGACCCTGGGCAACATCGTGGCGACCTCGATCAAGTACACGGAGCTGGGGGAGATCCGCATCACGTCGTACCTGCGAGGCAGCGACGTCGTCATCGCGGTCGCCGATGACGGCGTCGGCTTCTCCCCGGAAGAGCAAGCCCGGATCTTCGAGCCGTTTCTCCAGATCGCGCCGCGGGGCGGCCGGAGCCTGCCGGGGACCGGCCTCCTGCTGACGGTGTGCCAGCGCCTGGCTCAGCTCCTGGGCGGCAAGCTCAAGGTCGAGAGCGAGCCGGACCGGGGGACCTGGTTCACGCTCACCCTGCCCGGCCAGTCGTGACGGCGGCCGGTCCGCTCGGTTGCCGAGTCGCATGACGCAGGTGCCGCGTCCGCGCGTCCTCATCGTGGACGACGACTCGGTCGTCCGCGAGACGATCCGCGACTCCGTCGAGCACCTGGGCTACGCGACGCGGGAGGCCGCGTCGGCGGAAGAGGCCCTGCAGCGGATCGCCCAGGAGCTGCCCGACCTGATCCTCCTCGACGTCCGCATGCCGGGGATCACCGGGATCGAGCTCTGCCGCCGCCTCAAGGCCGACCAGGCGACGCACCTCATCCCCATCGTCCTCCTCACCGCGCAGGGAGAGCTGGACACGCGGGTCGCCGGCCTCGAGGCGGGCGCCGACGACTACTTCACGAAGCCCGTCCATCTGCGCGAGCTGCGGGCACGCCTCCGCGCCCTCATCCGCCTCAAGCGCGTGGTGGAGGAGCTCGAGCAGGCGGAGAACATGATCACGACGCTCGCCTTGACCATCGAGGCGCGCGACACCTACACCGCGGGGCACTGCGTCCGGCTCGCGAACTTCGCGGTGGAGCTGGGGGAGCGGCTCGGGCTGCGGGAAGACGAGCTCGGTGCCCTCCGGCTGGGCGGCTTCCTGCACGACCTCGGGAAAATCCAGGTCCCCGACGGGGTGCTGTTGAAGCCCGGGGCGTTGACCCCCGACGAGTGGCGCCTGATCAAGGAACACCCGGCGGCCGGTGACCGGCTGGCGACCCCCATGCGCACGCTCGGGCTCGTGCGTCCCGTCATCCGCCACCACCACGAGCGGATGGACGGCCAGGGCTACCCGGACAAGCTGGCGGGGCAGGAGATTCCGTTCCTGGCTCGGATCATGGCGGTGGTCGACGTCTACGACGCCTTGCGGACGCGGCGCCCGTACAAGCCGCCCCTCGACGAAGCCGAGTCCCTCCGGCTCCTCCACGAGGGGGCGCGCACGGGGCAGCTCGATCCCGAGGTGGTCCGCGTCTTCGTCGAGCTGCGCACGCAGGCGGATCGGAACGCCTAAGAGCCGGAACCCGGAGGCCGGCGTGCCGGCCTGCATCTTCTGTCAGATCGTCGCCCGGCAGAGCCCGGCGGACATCGAGTACGAGGACGGAGAGGTCCTCGCGTTCCGTGACATCTATCCGAAGGCGCCCATCCACCTCCTGATCATTCCCAAGCAGCACATCGAGTCGGTGATGGCGCTCACGCCCGAGGCGGCCCCCCTCGTCGGCCGCCTCATCCTGGCGGCCCGCCGGATCGGGGAGCAGAAGGGGCTCGACCAGCGCGGCTATCGGCTGGCCATCCACTGCGGCCCCGAGGGCGGCCAGCTCGTCTACCACCTGCACGTCCACTTCATGGCGGGACGACGCGAGGAACGGAAAGTCGAGCGCCGCTGAGCCCGCGAGCTGAGCCCGCGAGTTGCCGTGGTCGGAGCCTTCTGCTAGGCTGGGCGCGGTGAGCCCCTCCACGGCGACCCCCCTTCGATCGACACGACCGACGCCGGAGCGCCTTCGCATCGACAATGGCCTGACGGTGATCGCCGAGGCCCACCCGGCCGCCGATGTCGCGGCCGTGCAGCTCTGGGTCCGGGTTGGCGCCCGGGACGAGGTCGGCCCGGAAGCCGGCTTCTCGCACTTCATCGAGCATCTCCTCTTCAAGGGGACCCCGACCCGGGGACCCGGGGTGATCGACGAGACGGTGTCCGGGCTCGGGGGCGAGATGAACGCGGCGACCTCGCACGACTTCACCTACTACCACGTCGTCCTGCCCGCCCGCCACCTCGGCACGGCCCTGGCGGTGGTGGCCGACGCCGCCATGCACGCCGTCCTCGATCCCGCCGAGCTCGAGCGGGAGCGCCTGGTCGTGCTGGAGGAGATCCGTCGCGCCGAGGACAGCCCGGGCGCCTACCTCTGGCGGCTCCTCACGCGGCACCACTTCCCGGACCATCCATACGGTCGCCCGGTGCTGGGAATGCCGGAGAGCATCGGGAGCGCGCGGCGGGACGACCTCGCCGCCTACTACCGGCGTCATTACGCGCCGAACAACGCCACGGTGGTGGTCGCCGGGCGTATCGACCACGGGCACGCGACCGATCAGGTTCGCGAGGCGTTCGCCGGGTGGACGCCGCGGCCGATTCCTGACGGCGGGAGCCGCCGGGCCGGCGACCTCTCGGCGGTCCGTCGTGTCGAGGAGCCCCGACCGCTTCAGCAGGCCTACCTCGGCGTCGCCTGGGCGGGGCCGACGGTCCCGGACCCGGACGTGTACGCCGTCGAGGTGCTCGCCGGGATCCTCGGTCGCGGCCGCGCCTCCCGCCTCAACCAGAGCCTCAAGGAAGAGCGCGGTCTGGTGTCGAGCGTCGGGGCGAGCTTCTACCCGCTGCGGGACAGCGGGATCGTCAGCGTGACCGCCCGGACGAGCGGGGACCGTCGGCACGCGGTGGAAGGCGCCCTCCTGGACGAGATCGAGCGACTGCGAACCGACCTGGTCAGCGACGCCGAGCTCGCCCGAGCCCTCACCGCTGTCGAGGCCGGCTACGCGTTCAGCCGCGAGACCGCCGAGGGCGTGGCGTACGCTTACGGACTGGCGGAGACGGTGTGGACCCTCGACTTCGAGCTGGGCTACCTGGACCAGGTGCGCCAGGTGACGCGCGAGCAGATCCGGGACGCGGCCCGGCGCTATCTGGTCGCGGACCGCTTCACGGCGGCGGTGCTCGCCCCGGAGACGACGGCGCCATGAGCGGCCGGGCGGGCGCGCGCTTTCTGGGCAGGCCCGGCCTGGCGACGCTGGACCCCGGCTCCGGGAAGGCCGCCAGCGCGACCCTGCGCGCGACGCTCCCCAACGGGATGACGGTCGTCGTCCGGGAGAGCGCGGGCGCTCCGGTCGTGGCCCTCACCCTGTTCGTCGGGGTCGGCTCACGCGACGAGACGGCCGAACGGAATGGTGTGACGGCCCTCCTGGGCCGGACGCTCCTCAAGGGGACGCGGACGCGCTCGGCGCTCGAAGTCGCCCAGGCGGCGGAGGACGCCGGCGGCGTACTCGAGAGCGCGACCGACCAGGAGTACTCCGAGCTGCGCGCCCGCGGGCTGGGCCGCCACTGGCCAGCGCTCCTCGCCCTGCTCCACGAGGTGGCCACCTCGCCGGGTCTGGCCGCCACCGAGGTCGAGCGGGAGCGCCAGGCTCTACTCGCCCAGATTCGCGGTCTCGACGACCAGCCCTTTCAGGTGGCGAACCGCCTCCTGAGCCGGGCGCTCTACGGAACCCATCCCTACGCGCTCTCCGCGGCGGGCGAACTGGCGAGCGTGACGAGGCTCGGTGGTGACGATCTCCGGGGGCACTTCGAGACCTTCTATACCCCCGACCGGATGGTCCTCGCCGTCTCGGGGCAGGTCGCGGGCGAGGCGGTCCTTCGTGAGGCCGCCGAGGCGTTCCGCGGCAGCGCTCGCGGGGCGACTGCGGGGGCGCTGCCCCCGCCCCCCGCGCGTCCCGTCACCCCCGGCGTCCGGGAGATCCGCTCGACGCAGCAGACCCACCTCCTCGTCGGGTTCCTCGCGCCGCCTCTCGGACACCCGGACTACGTGCCCTTGAAGGTGCTGACCGCGGTCCTGGGAAGCGGGATGTCGAGCCGGCTGTTTCGCGCCCTCCGCGACGAGGCCGGCCTGGCCTATGCCGTGGGCGCCTTCTACCCGACTCGCCGGGAGACGAGCCGCCTCGTCCTCCACATCGGAACGGCCCCGGCCCACGTGACGGAAGCCGAGGCCGGCCTCCAGCGCGAGGTCGCCCGGCTCCGGGAGGAGCCCGTGCCGGGGGAGGAGCTCGAGCGGGCCAAGACGTTCCTCACGGGGAGCTTCGCGCTCGATCTCCGAACCAACGCGCGGCAGACGTTCTATCGCGGCTTCTTCGAGCTGATGGGCGTGGGGCACGACTACCTCGCCCGCTACGCCGCGGAGATCGAGGCCGTCACGGCCGCCGATCTCGAGCGCGTCGCCCGGCGCTACCTCACGGAGTCGTCGACCGCCGTCGTCGGCCCCGACTAGGGAGTGACCATGCCCCGCGGCTTCCCCAGCCGCCCACGGTCGATGTTCCACTCCGAGCGCGGGCTTCGCCCGCGCCACCTTCTCCTGGGGGTGGGTCTGGGAGGGGGCCGTCGAGGCCCCCTCCCATGATCTAGGGCACGGCCCGGACCGGGGGGAGCCCACCGCGTGCTGCCTCTCAAGGACGACGTCCCGACCCGGTCGTTTCCCGCAGTCACCGTCGCCATCATCGCCGCCAACCTGCTCGTCTACCTCTACGAGCTGGCCCTGGCGCCGCCCTTCGCGCCCTCGCGCGTGGCCGCGGCCGCCGCCGAGCGCGCCTACGAGGCCTTCGTCTTCGAGTTCGGGCTCGTCCCCTGTCGCCTCGGCGGCGTCTGCCCCGCGCGCCTGGCCACGGCGCTGGCGGGCGCCCCGGATCCGTGGCTCACCGTCTTCACCTCCATGTTCGTGCACGGGGGGCTCTTCCACGTCGGCGGCAACATGCTCTACCTGTGGATCTTCGGCAACAACGTCGAGGACTCCATGGGCAAGGGGCGGTTCCTCGTCTTCTACCTGCTGTGCGGCGTGGCGGCGGCCGCCGCCCAGTACCTGAGCGACCCGCGGTCGGCCGTCCCCATGGTCGGGGCCAGCGGCGCGGTTTCCGGGACCCTGGGGGCCTACCTCATCCTCCACCCGAACGCGCGCGTCTGGACGCTCATCATCTTCGGCTTCTTCTGGCGGGTGGTGCCCATCCCGGCCCTGATCGTTCTCGGCTTCTGGATCGTCGTCCAGGTGCTGAACGGCATCATCACCTTCGGAGGCGGCGAGCCCGGAGGCGTCGCGTTCCTGGCCCACGTGGGCGGGTTCGTCGCGGGCATGGCCCTGATCCTGGTGTTCCGGCAGCGCCCCGACATCGCGTACCGTCGGTACTGAGGCGCCCGCCAGCGCTATAATCGCCGTGAGGCAGAGCCCGGAATGAAAGCCGTGCTGATGGCCGGGGGATTCGGGACCCGGCTCCGGCCGTTGACCGCCAACGTGCCGAAGCCGATGGTGCCCCTGGGCAACAAGCCCATCATGGAGCACACCGTGGAGCTCCTGAAGGCCCACGGCTTCGACGATCTCCTGGTGCTCCTCTACTTCCTCCCCGAGGCGATCACGCAGCACTTCGGCGACGGGAGCCGCTGGGGCGTCCGGATGCGGTACGTCACCCCGGCCGCCGACCTGGGCACGGCCGGGGCGGTGAGGTTCGCCACCGAGGCGCTCGAGGAGCCCGCCCTGGTCATCTCGGGGGACATCCTGACCGATTTCGACCTGGGGGCGGCCGTCGCCTTCCACCGGGGAGCCGGGGCCGAGGCGACCATGGTCCTGACCCGCGTCGAGAACCCGCTGGCCTACGGCATCGTGATCACCGACCCGCAGGGGCGGGTGACGCGCTTCCTCGAGAAGCCCACCTGGGGCGAGGTCTTCAGCGACACCATCAACACCGGGATCTATCTCCTGGAGCCGTCGGTCCTGGGCGCCATTCCGGGGGGCCGCGAGTACGACTTCGGAAAGGACCTCTTCCCGGCG
This region of Candidatus Methylomirabilota bacterium genomic DNA includes:
- a CDS encoding ATP-binding protein — protein: MARAAAGGGRAGSRSSLRTTFLAVALLPTLLFVAILGYFGYAQVSREKGGVQQEALSQARGIASQVEGHLGARLEGLAMAAESVAANAGNPPAIEAQARRLRQSFPDFEQVLVLDQVGAVVAAATSTPEGRRPAFDQEWFKRAATSTQPLIGEPRQVGPDIVIGLYAPARTADGQLRGVIAADLSLKRVQDILARARLRTGAVAEILSDRGVVVARQPALFLMQDVQRLPGYGDVVNRQETVGELVFEDGERRLTGAAPIRPVGWTLAVGMPSAQVLAEAQGLLAQVLGGALAVAILSLALALTIARRTSRGMERLRAAMNRLEAGDIPATVPVTVGGEVGSLTEGFNRVLGWLRSKLHEYEALSQVEEAAGAAIGGGERAAGTALPDLLRKVVGGMGADAGVLLIQEDGGLVTKAAVGFGGVPTDGVSLRRGQGLGGAVVGGREAVVITDVDSDYRVEEPYIKAAGLKSVIGVPIVSADRVIGAVEVGYRSPHSFTDAEVQRLEAMARRTAQAFEHERALEDVRRNTEGLEAKLAEQMEALQKSAMEQAEARRQAQEARRQAQELQQTIRMQVPTVKEVIRADPAAEEGKRVRAALQKTVSEELRVPLTALLDLPRFLVDGVNKPLGHEEQQQLEILHARGQEILELIDNLAILSGINGGQVKIAKASFNLPELIQRVARSLQPRAAAKGNRIDTDIKPDVGQIVSDPRRLEQTLGNIVATSIKYTELGEIRITSYLRGSDVVIAVADDGVGFSPEEQARIFEPFLQIAPRGGRSLPGTGLLLTVCQRLAQLLGGKLKVESEPDRGTWFTLTLPGQS
- a CDS encoding HD domain-containing phosphohydrolase — translated: MTQVPRPRVLIVDDDSVVRETIRDSVEHLGYATREAASAEEALQRIAQELPDLILLDVRMPGITGIELCRRLKADQATHLIPIVLLTAQGELDTRVAGLEAGADDYFTKPVHLRELRARLRALIRLKRVVEELEQAENMITTLALTIEARDTYTAGHCVRLANFAVELGERLGLREDELGALRLGGFLHDLGKIQVPDGVLLKPGALTPDEWRLIKEHPAAGDRLATPMRTLGLVRPVIRHHHERMDGQGYPDKLAGQEIPFLARIMAVVDVYDALRTRRPYKPPLDEAESLRLLHEGARTGQLDPEVVRVFVELRTQADRNA
- a CDS encoding histidine triad nucleotide-binding protein, translated to MPACIFCQIVARQSPADIEYEDGEVLAFRDIYPKAPIHLLIIPKQHIESVMALTPEAAPLVGRLILAARRIGEQKGLDQRGYRLAIHCGPEGGQLVYHLHVHFMAGRREERKVERR
- a CDS encoding pitrilysin family protein — protein: MSPSTATPLRSTRPTPERLRIDNGLTVIAEAHPAADVAAVQLWVRVGARDEVGPEAGFSHFIEHLLFKGTPTRGPGVIDETVSGLGGEMNAATSHDFTYYHVVLPARHLGTALAVVADAAMHAVLDPAELERERLVVLEEIRRAEDSPGAYLWRLLTRHHFPDHPYGRPVLGMPESIGSARRDDLAAYYRRHYAPNNATVVVAGRIDHGHATDQVREAFAGWTPRPIPDGGSRRAGDLSAVRRVEEPRPLQQAYLGVAWAGPTVPDPDVYAVEVLAGILGRGRASRLNQSLKEERGLVSSVGASFYPLRDSGIVSVTARTSGDRRHAVEGALLDEIERLRTDLVSDAELARALTAVEAGYAFSRETAEGVAYAYGLAETVWTLDFELGYLDQVRQVTREQIRDAARRYLVADRFTAAVLAPETTAP
- a CDS encoding pitrilysin family protein encodes the protein MSGRAGARFLGRPGLATLDPGSGKAASATLRATLPNGMTVVVRESAGAPVVALTLFVGVGSRDETAERNGVTALLGRTLLKGTRTRSALEVAQAAEDAGGVLESATDQEYSELRARGLGRHWPALLALLHEVATSPGLAATEVERERQALLAQIRGLDDQPFQVANRLLSRALYGTHPYALSAAGELASVTRLGGDDLRGHFETFYTPDRMVLAVSGQVAGEAVLREAAEAFRGSARGATAGALPPPPARPVTPGVREIRSTQQTHLLVGFLAPPLGHPDYVPLKVLTAVLGSGMSSRLFRALRDEAGLAYAVGAFYPTRRETSRLVLHIGTAPAHVTEAEAGLQREVARLREEPVPGEELERAKTFLTGSFALDLRTNARQTFYRGFFELMGVGHDYLARYAAEIEAVTAADLERVARRYLTESSTAVVGPD
- a CDS encoding rhomboid family intramembrane serine protease, with product MLPLKDDVPTRSFPAVTVAIIAANLLVYLYELALAPPFAPSRVAAAAAERAYEAFVFEFGLVPCRLGGVCPARLATALAGAPDPWLTVFTSMFVHGGLFHVGGNMLYLWIFGNNVEDSMGKGRFLVFYLLCGVAAAAAQYLSDPRSAVPMVGASGAVSGTLGAYLILHPNARVWTLIIFGFFWRVVPIPALIVLGFWIVVQVLNGIITFGGGEPGGVAFLAHVGGFVAGMALILVFRQRPDIAYRRY